The region tgcattgtgactgcactagtactggaaagttagatagcatTAGGCCCTGGGACAATTATTTTGTGCCTTAATGAGTGGATGGAAAAACTTGGATTGATCAGTAACtgcattcctttttaaaaacactaaacatttaaaaattcagaattcaggagtgttttaaaaaaaacttgtggCATAATAACTTCAAACAAATGTGAGTTAGTGATTACAAGCCCTCCTCTCTACCCCCTCCACTTAAACACCAGTTCATGCTCACTTTGAATCTGCAACTTTCTCTTCAGTCTTCCATCAGATTATCTCTGTACCCTCACCTCCATCTGGCACTCTACTGTCAAAATTATTATAATAACCATATTATGGCTTTAAATCCCTTCATCAGTAGAAGGTTTCTTATCCAGTAGAAGCTCCTTACTTTCGAAAACCTTGCATGGTTGATGACCCTCCCTACCTCTTAGTTCTCATACTCCCCTATCCATGAACTTCACTTCTCTAGCTCCACCATCCAAGAACCTCttgctctcttttccttcctgctctTTATGCTTAGAATGGCCTCTGGGAACATCTTTAAATTTAATCATTTCTATGAAGCCTTTGGCACAACACCTAGTTCTCTTTCCCTACTTTAACTAATCTTAAGTATGTGTAACTGAGACAATTGTATAATCTCCCCCTGTTTACCtcatctttttctcctttttgtcAACATATAGAAGATTATAAGTTATCTTACCTGTCTTTGTTTCTTTGTAAGCTATCAAATATATTAATGGTGCTATATGAGTAATTAAAAGTGATCCTAGTAgtagagtgatttttttttcttccatggtTGCTTAACAGTACTGCACTTAAAAGTGCATCTTCAAACCATGTAATAGTTGAAGATTTCTGGAGAAACACTTGTTATGAGTCTGGTCCGCCAGCTGTGACGAGGTCCAGTGGCAGAGTTGTGGCACTGCACACTCCATTGACAGACATTTTACAATAGTGGAAGTACTGTACTTTCCACTGTTGTAGGAGGCTCTgtgcagcagcccaatcctgcataggactTAGTTGTCAGTTTAtgtatgtgttatatagttagctCTAGTTGCAAACAGATAATAACCCAAACCCCATGAAAATGAAGTCTGAATAAAGTAAATCTTGCATGCTAAGGTAAAGCTACTTTGTAAAGCTACCCAAAAGCCTTGGTGATCTTCTGCTATGACTCAGTGTTATGGTGCAGTCAGCACAgtcaatatttaaaaagcaaaagtacAAATAAAGTTGAGTAAGCTGCCTAAACTGAACTGTGGCTTGACAAGAAGGCATTGTGGAGAAATGTTTAGCTATTCAGGGTTCTCTAAAGCTGGAAAGAGCAGGTTATGAAAactttgaaagagagaactttgcACTTGAAAAAATAATGTATCCTATGCTCTATCTTCAAAATTTTTGTAATAGCCACAAGAACTTGACCTGAAGctttaaaataagaaaaataatcaATAAAGCACATCTAACATGTTACATTCAAGTGAATTCAAAGTCTTTATGGAAATTTGTTGAACTGGAATAtttgtttaaatttaaatttgtTTAAAGACAATACACAATAGCAGCCCAAATCTATTGGTCTGAAAAATTTTTATTGCCTGGTGTTCAGGGATGGTAGTACTTACCTGTATAGCTGTTGGTAATAGtgcatttttatttaaatttttttcattGTGCTTCTGTGGGCATGGCAGTTTAATTCACACTTGGAAGTACTAACACTgtttctggcagctggttccTGACAGTCACCACCTTATTTTTCTTCATGTTTAGAATGTCTGGATGGCCTACTACAACATATTACTTACCTAAAGGAAAAAAACATAGTAGCTGTAAAGAGTTAGCTGCTAGGAACATCAACAGTGCTTCAAACCTCCAGAGACCAAGCAAGTTGAAGCAGAGATGTGCAGAAACTCTTGTCTGGggctaatttagggcccaatcctatccaattttccagagccggtgcagctgtgcccatggggcatgcactgcattatgtggtggggaggcagtcacagagacctcctaaagttatgggaacatttgttcccttacctcaaggctactctgcagctgcaccggtgctgaaaagttggataggattgggcccataaggGCTAGACTACTGGTAGTTGTTTTAGGGACAGTCATGTTTGCTCATATGTTTGTTTTGTTCATGTAAGAGATTTGGGAGCTGAACCCTCCCTTGTCTTACCTCCTTGTGCTCTATTTATTCCTGTCTTTTGCTCCTAGCCCAGCACACAGGGAGATTGCCTGGGTCCATAGTATGGAGGGAGGAGTTCAGCTTGTCTCACCCACATCCCCCTGTTTTATCTAAAAATTAGACCCTTCCCATTACTCCTTACATTATATGCAAGTAAATATGACTGCCTTTGTAAATAAGGCTTACAGGTTATGACTGACCAAGATGCATACCTGTGAGTTTGAGTTGTTGCAACATTTTACTTCAATGGATTCATGCTTTTACTTCATCTAAAGAAAAATTCTTTAAGAAAGATTTTTATCATGTCTTTCCTCTGATGAAGCAGATGCCCAAAATGACATACAATTTATAGATAAaatatacaatttataaaaacaatgaataaaatcagaaaaaaagaaataaaaccaatTGGATGAGGGCAAAACTATTTACACTCAAGGATCTGTGTTAGAGGCACAAGAGGCATATAACCCATTTATTTTGATAAACTGGATCTTGGTTGATAAATAATTAGTACtgcttttaattttcattttgccCCATGTGATTACTTTTGGTTTAGAATATGCCACTAAaaccattatttttttaaagaatcaacCTGAAACCTTTAATTAAAGACCATTAAGAAACCATTCAATTCACTTTCATGTTGCAGCTGGTATATTTTATAAGTGTTAGCTGTTTGTTAGTGCTTATGTATGCATGTCAGTGGCAATTGGTTTCTTTCTGAAAACTGCAAGAAAAATATGCCTCAGTTTGTAAAATCTCTTGCAGTTATTGATGCAACCATTTTAACTATGATTTGTCCCCTCTCCCCCTTATTCAGGCTAGTCAAGATTCTTTTAGAATAGAATACGACACCTTTGGTGAACTCAAAGTTCCAAATGACAAATACTATGGTGCCCAGACTGTGAGATCTACAATGAATTTTAAAATTGGAGGTGTGACTGAACGGATGCCTGTAAGTAATTCAGACCTGAATTTAATTTCTGAAAGCAAATTTAAAGTACAATACAGATGTAATGTTACTCATAATTAAGGAATTGGGTATGGGCTatagcaggggtatccaaactttttggcaggagggccacatcatctctctgacactgtgtcaggggctgaattaatttacatttcaaatttgataaatttacataaatgaatatattagagatggaacttgtatgactgaatgaaggtattgtaatagctcaaggcctataaaaatccttgcataaagcaaggctagcctttccttcactgccactactacatcacagatgtgaaacagcaagcagtggagggaacccttgtcccacagctcatgtgagaggtcaaacagtcatcttcacactgagagcagttgcgtcagaccagcatgggctccagcaagtctccggagggccagatgctctttggagactgggggctccccgcgggccagattgtgagttcctgagggccgcaagtggcccctgggccggggtttgggcacccctgggctatagcATCATACCCCCCGCCCACCTTTGACACATGAATTTGGGGAAAGATAAGCTAGAGGAACTGATTAAAAAGTGGTATAGTATCAGGTATGACCCTGTAGCTCATTTTGAGTCCCTAACCCATATTTCAGTTTGTATATGTATGAGGCCTAAAGCATGCTTGTGACTCTGTTAATGGTTCTCTGCACATCTACTTCTTATCTACATCACTTCAAAtgaccctgtgaagtaggtaaaTATGCAATATTTTTAACATTCTGTTAAAAGAACTAAAAATCTATGTGTATTTTTGTTTTGGGAGGAGATGGGATGAATGTGATATGGGTGGGCAGTTGAAACTAGCATGGGAACATATTCACTTAAATTATTTTCACTTTAAGAACATTCTGTAACATACAGTAAAGAACTTGATGTTGTCATACTGTGTTACTGTATGAAATAGTCTAACTGAATTATAATAGCCATAACAGCTTCCCTATGGTTCTCTTGAGTTCAACTAAAAGTCATTAGGTTCAAAGTTCAACTAAAACTCTTTCTAAACTGTTGAACATTTGTTTAAGCCAATTCTGcccattgttgcatatatgcaacagggaccaaatgtgtacacctgtgggctgggcaaaaatgggttaaaactgagttgcttatttTTAGACAATGTGCCAGACACACATTAATACTATAACTATGAAATAGGCAATTACATACTGATTCTATGTGCATCTTGCAGCTAATTGATTTGATCATGTTTGAATTATACTTGGATAGGATGCTAAAAAGGTTCACATTCTTTGCTGGATAATATGGGCTAAGTCACAAAAACAAATTCCTCTCAAAATTGCAACTATTCTGTAATATTTTATGAAATTGCTATCAGTGAATCAGTTGCTCTGGATAGAGCTTAATCATACGAACAAGGTCTCATCAGTGGGGTGCAAGgtgggattggataagtttcctTCACTTTGCTTGATTGGGTGAATTGGACCAGTTTATAAGACATAAGTAAATAAAATGGCAGCCTATATTGCATGTGTCTTTAAGTTTCACTCTAAAAATTATTCTCTTAAATCTTAGGTCCAAGTAATAAGAGCATTTGGTATCTTGAAACAAGCAGCTGCTGAAGTAAATCAGGATTATGGTCTTGAACCAAAAATTGCTAACGCAATTATAAAGGCAGCAGCTGAGGTAAGAcaaaccacttttttaaaaaactttaatcGGTTATTTTGGTACTAAGTAGACttgcatatgattgcactgtaagtttctgtataagccccactgagtttggGGAGGGCTATTCCATGTAagtatatgtaggattgcagcctttgaataGCAAAAGCTATTTGCAACATTTTTGGGGTGTTGTACTTGATATCAACATTTGcagaattttgttttctttattcaTAGATAAGCAATGAGGTATTAATGTCTGCAAGATTGCACTGCTTCCCATCATGCAAATGAAAGAAAGTGTTGTATCAGACAGAAAATGGGCAGCACACAGAAAAGCAGTAGGCTTTGGTCTAGTGTCTCTGATCTTCAGTGGAGAGCAGATACAAGGATATAAGAAGATATTTGTAGATTATTTGTCCATATTTTATAAGAGATTAATCAAATCTCTTCTACTCTGAATCTGCATTTGTCAGTTTGAGTTTAGAACTATTGCTTGTGTTTCATGTTGCAACTTTCTGACATAGAACTGCTCTCCCAAGGCTTTCCTGCATTTAGAGTATTAAAATTAAGTGAAATACTGATATGGAAATTGAGatactgaatgaatgaatctgtGTACATAGTGTATGTAAATATAATATGGATCTAGAAATGAGCTTAACCTGTGTGACTGTTAGTAATGAGTTAAGAATGTGTTTGGTCAGAATGCCTACAGCTTCCTGCTTTAAATTTCCAAAAACCAGGGAGAAGTAAAGAGTCCCTTTGACATAGCCTTTTATCAAGCAAACAAGAACTCCCCCTGTAAGTGCTTATGAGGGAAAGACAATACTTCTTAGTTGATCTTGATTCCTTCTATTAAAACCTTAGAATTTAGTTTTaatatttgcctgaagataaaatccgaaggtcgccagtttgaggccaccgtgcgaccttgaaacagctgacaagctgagccgagctattccatctacactgagcgtgggaggatggaggccagaatgtgcgaccagatcaagaaaggaacacctgaatgttgtgctttcttgaaagatagaaaccttctttcaaattgtaaaaatccctacggggatttaaattgcctgcctgtgtaaaccgccttgaataaagtctaaggagaaatctgaggaccaagaaaggcagtatagaaatacctgtaaaaaaaaaaagtgttaaacTAGTATTTTTGACTAATATTTCAATGACACAAAAAGCTGAATTAGTCTGACAAGGTAAAGCAAGTATATGTTAATATACAACCCATCTTTTCTGGATTGAATATTCTTGCTTTATTCTGACGTAGAGGTCTACGTACTTTTACTGCCTTTTGTAGTGATTCTAGCACCACCATCTGCAGAGTAAGCTTCAAACTTGATGCAGCAGAAAGGGTGGAGATCATCCCAACATTTGCAAGCATTCTCTGACCCTCTCCTGAACTCCAAGTTGATGAGGAAACCTGGAATTGTCTGACTATTTCTTTTTAAAGCCCAACAAGCATACCTGCTTTGCCCTTCCAAACCAGATCCATAAACATAAAAAGTGATAATAGACTCAATAACCAGGAGATTCTTTTGAGGGGATAATGAGGGCACCATATCGCTCCAcatatatttaaagaaactaTATTTTTGAGTAAAGTGTCTGAAAAGAGGAGCAGGTGAGATTGGCAGGCAAAATTTAGGAATGTGAATTCTTCTACAGCTCAGATATCTTCCAATTTGGGTTTTTAAAATCTCTTATCTTGTTTTTGtctgtacagtggtgccttgcaagatgaaattaattcgttccacgagTTGTTTCGTATTGTGAAATTTTCGTATTGCAAatcgcgatttaaaacaaaccaaaaaaaaaaagcaaaaaattcatcttgcgaagcacggccatagaaaaattcgtcttgcgagtcaccaaaaaaatcacaaaacgctttcagcttgcgagtttttcgttgcgcgaggcattcgtcttgcgaggcatcactgtatgtaATTATAGTGATTATGTTTCTAACTCAGCCACTCAGCCACCCTAATTCAGTGTAGTTTAGCCACTGATGCCTGAAGAATCTAAGGCTGTGATTGTTGTATGGCCCAGTAATGTTAAATTGGTGTTCTAGTGAGTGGAACCAAAATGGAATTAATTTCGAGGTTAGCTAGTTACTTGATCTTTAAGATAACAAGTGGTAGTTTCTGTTCAAGGTGTAAActaatgcctttaaaaaaatacatattacataaatgaaaaaaggaaaaatagctAGACTTCAAAATCTAAACCTTTTTGAATAAGCTGACATTAACTGTGTTCCATTGATGTCATACTACTTAGAATGTGGAGACCGTGGTAAAGAGaccagagtgagagagagtgccTAATGATGCTGTGCAATCTTTGCCACATTGCTAAGCAGATGGTAGATGGTTGCAGCTACATATGGTAGCATATGTTGCATTGAGGAGAAAGGCTGTAAATAAAACCCTGCTATCCCTGAAAATTTCACCTGACACAAccatctttctttttaaaaaattttaaaaaaaaaaaattattttccacaCAACCATCTTCCTGTATGAAAGTTTGGGCTGGCTCCAATGGTACTCTCAAAATAAAAAGTAATGTGTTTGTTTTATAGGTGTCGGAAGGTAAATTAAATGATCATTTTCCTTTGGTGGTGTGGCAGACTGGATCTGGAACTCAAACCAACATGAATGTCAATGAAGTTATCAGCAACAGAGCTATTGAAATTCTGGGAGGTAAACTGGGGAGTAAGGACCCAGTACATCCGAATGACCACGTTAATAAAAGCCAGGTCAGGTCACCATCAATGCCCTCTAATTTTCCCCAGAATGCACAGAACATTATGGTGGCTGTGGAAtacttggcaatgatgtcatagcCATTCCTGAGATCTGGAGCGCCAAGAAGGAAGCTGTGCTAGGCTTCAATTGTTGTTATGCTGCCACACAGCTTATAGGGAAGATTGGCCACCAGATATCCTTCCAAACATTCTTGCTATCCAGTATTCTTGGACATTAGAAACAGCCTAATAAGTCAAAATATATTATTGACTTGGTCTTAAATATGCAAGGTGTTTCATTTTAAAACTTCAGATTTTTCACATGGTATGTGGGCAGTTGTTTTGTCATCAGCTTTTCAAAACACATTTGAGCAAAATGAGTAAAGAATTGAACCTAATCTTTAAACTGCTTCAAATGACTTGCTTGGAATGCTGAATTGTTCTTTGTGTTTCAGTATAAAATTAGTGATATGGGTAGACTACTCTCTTCAAGTGTTACATTTTACAGCATGTATATGTGGTATGCAAGAATGCAATCATTCCATTATTTCCTAGATGGAATTGTTTTCCCTATATTATTCTAAACTACATGTAGGTGTACATGTACAGGGAACTacatgttcccctgggggctggggataagaataggctgtTTGGCtctacttgtcttaagaggcgactaaacagccacctagatgggacttgtcagcctgggtaggcagctcatctgagagaaggaaaactctgatcccaaacctccactgccttgtggctacatccagttatggaaaaggcttcaggagtcaacctcgaggcaaaatccggagccggagtccctgaggcagttcatggctgaacacagtcccgttctggtaactcctgcgatgccgctggaaccaaccgtattggcctctgcctttcctttggaccatttcagcgatgtggagagggggggatttgctgcatgggtaacagtctatccttcatatctaccttacccaggcttcgcgcactggagaggacactccattccagaacactattcagagcgcgataccatagtcttctgagactgaaggatgccaactgactgTAGGTTTAGATCTTGGGCTTAGAGCAAGTCTTATgatttttattcctgcttttgcTACTGTTATGACTGTCATCATGCATGTCACTTATTTTTGTATGGTTACAGAGCTCCAATGACACATTTCCAACAGCAATGCATATTGCTGCTGCACAAGAAGTCCATGAGGTGCTTTTACCAGGGTTGCAGAAACTTCAGAATGCCCTTGATGTAAAGTCAAAAGAGTTttccaaaattattaaaattgGACGGACTCATACACAAGATGCCGTTCCTCTTACCCTTGGGCAGGTATAAATAATTTGAGAATAAACTTGTATGAAAAGGTTCTttttggggaggcaggtggaaggatgctttgctttgttttttgcaGATCATTTAATTTTGAATATTGTATGTGTCTTGTGAAATAAAATTACATTGGCTGGCTGATATGATCTTGTCTGTCTCTCTGTTTTTCTCTTCCAAGGAGTTTAGTGCTTATGTTCAACAAGTCAAGTATGGTATCATTAGAATCAAATCAGCCATGCCACGGATCTACGAGCTGGCAGCTGGGGGCACTGCAGTTGGCACAGGACTAAATACAAGAATTGGTTTTGCTGAGAAGGTTGCTGCTAAGGTAGCTGCACTCACAGGTAAGAAAGGATACAAAAGAAAGCTCAGTCCCAGCGGAAAAGTAACAAAAGAGAATGATGCGAGAGTCATTTCCTtgtttccaagaaaaaaaaaatgctactttctAGCTTTCCCTCCTGTTTAATTcacctcaattttttttaaatcaaagatcctgttgcagcagtggcattggtagggggtgcaggctgcaccaggtgatgcacttggggcggggtgacaccactactggtcaaaattcttaaaatcttggtatttttgaattaatatcacgttatatatcatttgagtaatttcatgcagaatgcagtgaaacaaaccacactgaaatatctatattctatcaaaagttatagccaaaaataaaaccagtggggtggggcaatggtgcatcactatgcccaTTGCCTGGCGCATAGCCCCACCtactgcacaggaggaggtccattgtggggatgacacactggcctcctgcaccgaatggcacaaaccctagtgacaccacggTGTAGCAGCAAAAAGGCTTCTTATGAACCATCACACAAATGGAATTAGTCTTGTTAACTTGAGAATTAGCAGGTTGACCTGTAAAAGCTAgtaatacagtgaaccctcactttacaatggtaATCTGCTCCAGAGACAGCCTTGTATTGGGAAAATACTGTAAAGTGAACCCAAttatgcagtggtattcaaactgggacgtcgcgatgccccagcctgagggtcctggtccctctccccttaaggggcaggggcagccaggaggcagggaggaggcagcggtgcgatcttcaggatcgcaccgctcaggggggctgcaggggcttggtgcacttgcccaagccccctgcaaccccccgggtgtgtgggaagccctgcgcgattgccccactctcactttccctgacctgaggagccctgcaggtgctcacgcccGGCTCCCTGCaaccagggacagctgctgcagggactggagggtgcaccccagtccttacagcctggtcaaaaggggaagtggggcgatcacgcaccgcttccggtttagcacaGTGGGGCACGATccctccgctgtcaccttccctgacccggggagccctgccgaaggtcctggggatcgcgctgctgcctcccccacccctgcaaagacttactgcaggattcaaactcactgcgagtttgaaaactgcagcaataATGCATTGTTTTGTGGTAATTTGTTACAAGACCTCCAAAGTTGAAGTCTTTCCTATAGAACTAAACTATTTCCTTCTCTGAAAGGTGATTTTTACAATGGAAATACTACTTTCATATGGAATATCAAAACATGataaaaagtaaaaaagaaagaaatgttggTGAAGTTacgttttactttttttttttttaccaaatattgtttaaaatgttaAACGCAGattataaacattaaaaaaaattagactgGAAAAGTTGTTTACTTTTACtgtacctttgcattttaaacacCTAGGAACTGAGAGCTACTGTACTTCAAAACCTTTGCTTCTACCCTCAAACACAGAGCCATTATTATATTAAATGCTGCTAGGAGTTGAGATCTGCTTAAATAGTTTGCATTTACTGTATCTTTGCACACCCTGCTAGAAGCTAAGAGCTACCACACTTCAAAATCTTCCATTTGCTTTGCATTGCCTgcgcattgctccttct is a window of Tiliqua scincoides isolate rTilSci1 chromosome 5, rTilSci1.hap2, whole genome shotgun sequence DNA encoding:
- the FH gene encoding fumarate hydratase, mitochondrial, whose protein sequence is MYRSLHCLRRLSCAREVPVRRLPPRALLSFCQRLAPLRRMASQDSFRIEYDTFGELKVPNDKYYGAQTVRSTMNFKIGGVTERMPVQVIRAFGILKQAAAEVNQDYGLEPKIANAIIKAAAEVSEGKLNDHFPLVVWQTGSGTQTNMNVNEVISNRAIEILGGKLGSKDPVHPNDHVNKSQSSNDTFPTAMHIAAAQEVHEVLLPGLQKLQNALDVKSKEFSKIIKIGRTHTQDAVPLTLGQEFSAYVQQVKYGIIRIKSAMPRIYELAAGGTAVGTGLNTRIGFAEKVAAKVAALTGLPFVTAPNKFEALAAHDALVELSGAMNTVACSLMKIANDIRFLGSGPRSGLGELILPENEPGSSIMPGKVNPTQCEAITMVAAQVMGNHAAVTVGGSNGHFELNVFKPMIIKNVLHSARLLGDACVSFTDNCVIGIEANTERINKLMNESLMLVTALNPHIGYDKAAKIAKTAHKEGGTLKETAIKLGFLTSEQFDQWVKPEDMLGPK